From Pseudomonas sp. stari2, a single genomic window includes:
- a CDS encoding OprD family porin, translated as MRYPVRFTPLFIAIAATIAPAAHAAETDKEGFVEGSSLNLNARNYYMNRNRLQKADDNIEWGQGFLGKFQSGYTEGTVGFGIDAHAMLGLKLDGGGGTDNSSILPVSDGNGKAPGSFSTAGGTLKMRAFDTELKAGDLFLTNPVIAGGESRMLPQTFRGVSLTNHSFDGWMIEGGQASFTKPYNQSGHKHIGTSYGTLAEGDKSQHLNWAGVAWSGVEGLTSNLYAAELKDIWNQYYYDLDYTWALNDLVTLNPGLHFYHTQDTGDALLGNIDNNTYSLHFTVGIGSHSVTAAYQRVNGNTPFDYISQGDSIYLDNSQQYSDFNGPNERSWKLKYAYDFAGVGLPGLTSAVSYSRGTLDLTKVDPDSKGYASWYSAEGRNAKHWERDIDLKYVVQSGQAKDLAVRLQWATNRGGNGYGALDTDTDEYRVIIDYPINVF; from the coding sequence GTGCGTTACCCAGTCCGCTTCACCCCGCTGTTCATTGCAATCGCCGCAACGATTGCTCCTGCCGCCCACGCCGCTGAAACCGATAAGGAAGGTTTTGTCGAAGGCTCGAGCCTCAACCTCAACGCCCGCAACTACTACATGAATCGCAACCGCCTACAGAAAGCGGACGACAACATCGAGTGGGGCCAGGGTTTCCTCGGCAAATTCCAGTCGGGCTACACCGAAGGCACGGTCGGCTTTGGTATCGATGCCCACGCCATGCTCGGTCTGAAACTCGACGGTGGTGGCGGCACGGACAACTCCAGCATCCTGCCGGTCAGCGACGGCAACGGCAAAGCGCCGGGCTCGTTCTCCACCGCGGGCGGCACCTTGAAAATGCGCGCGTTCGATACCGAACTGAAGGCCGGTGACCTGTTCCTCACCAACCCGGTGATCGCTGGCGGCGAAAGCCGCATGCTGCCGCAGACCTTCCGTGGCGTCAGCCTGACCAACCACAGCTTCGACGGGTGGATGATCGAAGGTGGCCAGGCCAGCTTCACCAAACCGTACAACCAGAGCGGCCACAAACACATCGGCACCTCGTACGGCACCCTCGCCGAGGGCGATAAAAGCCAGCACCTGAACTGGGCCGGCGTTGCCTGGAGCGGCGTCGAAGGCCTGACCAGCAACCTGTACGCCGCCGAGCTGAAGGACATCTGGAACCAGTACTACTACGACCTGGACTACACCTGGGCGCTGAATGATCTGGTGACCCTCAATCCGGGCCTGCACTTCTATCACACCCAAGACACCGGCGACGCGCTGCTGGGCAACATCGACAACAACACCTACAGCCTGCATTTCACCGTGGGTATCGGCAGCCACAGCGTCACCGCCGCGTACCAGCGGGTCAACGGCAACACGCCGTTCGACTACATCAGCCAGGGCGACAGCATCTACCTCGACAACTCCCAGCAATACTCGGATTTCAACGGCCCGAACGAGCGCTCGTGGAAACTCAAGTACGCCTACGACTTCGCAGGCGTCGGCCTGCCGGGCCTGACCTCGGCGGTGTCTTACTCGCGCGGTACACTGGACCTGACCAAAGTCGACCCGGACAGCAAGGGCTACGCCTCGTGGTACAGCGCCGAAGGTCGCAACGCCAAGCACTGGGAACGCGACATCGACCTCAAGTACGTGGTGCAGAGCGGCCAGGCCAAAGATCTTGCGGTGCGCCTGCAATGGGCCACCAACCGCGGCGGCAACGGTTACGGCGCGCTGGACACCGACACAGATGAATACCGAGTGATCATCGACTACCCGATCAACGTCTTCTAA